Proteins encoded in a region of the Poecilia reticulata strain Guanapo linkage group LG14, Guppy_female_1.0+MT, whole genome shotgun sequence genome:
- the ankrd53 gene encoding ankyrin repeat domain-containing protein 53, with amino-acid sequence MERSNTSRKGSRGRGKSRKGSCKASSGGPVLPDVDADICELLVEKKVPALHVACLHGEFQTIQLIIEDSPLSVNLSDSKGRRPLHVVLSSQRFSNKYTVFKYLMARGADINAASNSGETPLHIAATRGLLHCTEMLVKAGANILAKDKMGLTPLDMAHIWNHRKIARYLKHSLWYYEKRDEMEEIKLAQMLYRDLIELVKQKNLDGKQGIVEEWAKKRGLSPLKTLTPRSKASKYHHRCSLSEPSKRQLKPTKGQCKHIQGKQDVSKAQQPPLLNSPWTVFGLQPEKPSTDPDLRDDVVLFKDSITQRLHYVTKWDTAPHLAPNLSLDVIQRLLFPKAFPSRLSTPRDFEPHDIENIQHKRFPQGRSTSPWTEVVMHLLEVLELGHY; translated from the exons ATGGAGCGCTCTAACACAAGCAGGAAAGGAAGCCGCGGACGAGGTAAGAGCAG GAAGGGTTCCTGTAAAGCGTCATCTGGTGGGCCGGTACTGCCGGATGTTGATGCTGACATCTGTGAGCTGCTGGTGGAG AAGAAAGTCCCAGCCCTCCATGTAGCTTGCCTGCATGGTGAATTTCAGACTATCCAGCTCATAATAGAGGACAGTCCGTTGTCGGTCAACCTCAGTGATTCTAAAGGTCGCCGGCCCCTGCACGTCGTTCTGTCCTCACAACGATTTTCCAACAAGTACACCGTTTTCAAATACCTGATGGCGCGAGGAGCTGACATCAATGC TGCATCAAATTCAGGGGAAACCCCGCTGCACATTGCTGCCACCAGGGGCCTCTTACACTGCACAGAAATGCTCGTGAAGGCCGGAGCGAATATTTTGGCAAAGGACAAAATGGGACTGACGCCTCTGGACATGGCGCACATCTGGAACCACAGGAAGATAGCACG atACTTGAAGCACTCCTTGTGGTATTACGAAAAGAGGGACGAAATGGAGGAGATAAAGTTGGCTCAGATGTTATACAGAGACCTCATAGAGCTGGTCAAGCAGAAAAATCTGGATGGGAAG CAAGGCATAGTTGAAGAGTGGGCAAAGAAGAGAGGCTTGTCTCCGCTGAAGACGCTCACGCCCAGATCCAAGGCGTCCAAATACCATCATAGGTGCAGCTTATCAGAGCCGAGCAAGAGGCAACTCAAACCTACCAAGGGACAGTGCAAACACATTCAGGGGAAGCAGGACGTCTCCAAAGCACAGCAGCCCCCATTACTCAACAGTCCCTGGACCGTCTTTGGCCTCCAACCAGAGAAACCCTCCACAGACCCGGACCTCAGGGACGATGTCGTCTTGTTTAAGGACAGCATCACCCAGAGGCTTCACTACGTGACCAAGTGGGACACAGCGCCTCACCTCGCCCCTAACCTGTCTCTGGACGTGATTCAGAGACTGTTGTTTCCCAAAGCGTTTCCTTCTCGGCTCAGCACGCCACGGGACTTTGAGCCGCACGACATCGAGAATATCCAGCACAAAAGATTCCCTCAGGGAAGGAGCACCTCTCCCTGGACAGAGGTGGTCATGCACCTGCTTGAGGTCCTGGAGCTGGGACACTACTAG